CAAGGCAGTCTTAAGATCTTTTCGCGTAGCTTGGAAAATTCCGCGTTTGGCTTTTACGTAGTTGGCGAACCGTTCACTTTTTTTCAAATCATTGATGAGCTCGGTAGCTGTGAGGTAAGCCTTTGTCGAGAAGCCGTCGTGAAGCAAAAGCCAAAGCTCGAAACACGGGATAGAGTAAATTGCTTCTATGTTCAACGCAATCTTTCGTCCCTTGAAGCCTTTAAGGCGAGCGATCGCGTCGGGGAAGTGCTCATGCGTGTCTTTGTCAAACACACAGTAAACCGCGTCGAAATCTTCTTCCCGTTTTCTTTTTTCTGCATAACGCACAAGGTTTGCGGGGCAGGTCGATGTCGACGGTTCGACATCGACCTGTGCCGATGTTAGCTCTAGTGTTGCAATCATGTCGCGGAAATACAGTGGTTCTGTCCTGATACCTTCGCAAACAATCAAAACTCTCTTGAGCGCTACCTTCGATGCTTTTCGCCGTGCGAGCATTCCCGCCGATTTTGGTGTGCGGGCCATTAAGGCTCCATCGATTCGTTGATCTGTGCCAAGGCCTGCGCATGCGCAGCGCTCATTAGCTTTGCTTTTCGAACGACTGGAACGCCTCGGTAAGCTCCTCCAAGGTACTCCTCTTTCAGTCTGGAGAAGCCTTTCCTTACCTTGTAATCACTCAACGGAACGAGCCGGGTTGTCCGGTCCTTGCCTTTGTCAGCAAACCAAATCTGGTCGCGGCGCAGGAATGTGTGCGTTAGGATTGACGTGTCGTGAGTTGTAAAGATAAGCTGCGCATTTCCAGTGTTCATCTCGGGATCGA
The Caballeronia sp. M1242 DNA segment above includes these coding regions:
- a CDS encoding RloB family protein — translated: MARTPKSAGMLARRKASKVALKRVLIVCEGIRTEPLYFRDMIATLELTSAQVDVEPSTSTCPANLVRYAEKRKREEDFDAVYCVFDKDTHEHFPDAIARLKGFKGRKIALNIEAIYSIPCFELWLLLHDGFSTKAYLTATELINDLKKSERFANYVKAKRGIFQATRKDLKTALKHARKLDGSGDDFGLSNPLTKVYRLVEELFNLSEEQDKLLTD